Genomic segment of Bdellovibrionota bacterium:
ATATGAGACGATGCGAGAACATCGTCCACTCTTCCCGCGGCACAAACCGCATCAAATCCTGCTCCACCTTTTCCGGATCGTTGTGTTTCGTTAGACCCAGCCTTCGCGCGATTCGCCCCACGTGCGTATCGACGACGACACCGTCATTCTTTCCAAACGCCGTTCCCAAAACGACGTTAGCGGTCTTCCTTCCTACTCCGGGCAACCTTACCAACTCATCCATGGTGTCGGGCACCCGCCCCCCATAGTCATCCGCTATTTTTTCGCTGGTTCCCTGAATCGACTTTGCCTTGCTTCGAAAAAACCCCGTCGAACGAATCAGATCCTCCAGTTCCTCCCGCGGAACGGAAGCAAAGTCGCGGGCCGTTTTAAATCGCCGGAACAGCTCCGG
This window contains:
- the nth gene encoding endonuclease III, yielding MRLIKEMYPDVECALTHENPLQLLVSTILSAQCTDERVNKVTPELFRRFKTARDFASVPREELEDLIRSTGFFRSKAKSIQGTSEKIADDYGGRVPDTMDELVRLPGVGRKTANVVLGTAFGKNDGVVVDTHVGRIARRLGLTKHNDPEKVEQDLMRFVPREEWTMFSHRLIWHGRRLCKAIRPKCPECKLASLCPSAEL